The stretch of DNA CATGGTCGGGGATATAGAAGAGTAAGAGAACgtggctactaccaagaaaataatggacaaaggtatgacaaatTAAAAATTAAGTGTTATAATTAtcataaatttggccattactcttgggaatgtcgtagcaatgttgaagaaaaagTTAACCTTGTTGACGACAAGAAATAAGAAGTTGAGTCAATGCTATTGATGGCAGTCAAGGAAGAAAACAAAGATGATTGTagctcgtggtatttggacaatggagcaaacaatcatatgtgtggatgcaaagagaagTTTGTGAAGATCAATAAAATGGTGAGAAAtaatgtgtcctttggagataTCTCAAAGATTCAAATTGAAGGGATATGTACGATTTTGATCTCCTATAAAGATGGTAGTCACAAattaattcaagatgtttattatgtcccaaaattaaaaagtaatattttgagtttgggccaacttcttgaaaaggaatatgacatctacatgaaaaatatgcatctttggcttagagattcaagtgaaattctaattgctaaagtgcatatggctAAGAATAGATTATTCTCTCTGAATCTTAAGATaattgatgcaaagtgtttgaaggctaatgtgcaagatgaGTCATGGTGTTGGCACATGCGATTTGGGAACTTAAATTTTGAAGcgctcaaatcaatgggagaaaaaaATACGGTGCATGGGATACCATCAATAAGCCATCCCAATCAATTatgtgaagcttgtcttcttgaAAAACATGCAAGGATGAGTTTTCCAAAGGAGAccatgtcaagatcaaccaagccgcttcagcttgttcacactgatgtgtgtggaccaatcaatccaccttcctttggtaaaagtaaatactttctacttttcattgatgattttagtagaaagacttgggtttatttcatgaaccaaaaatctgaagctttttctacttttaaaaattttaaaatacttgtagaaaaagaaagtggctatgaaataaaaagtttaaggtccgatagaggaggcgaattcacttcaaacgaatttaatgacttttgtaaatctcatggaattcgtcgccctctaacggtaccttattcaccccaacaaaatggagttaCAGAGAGAAAGAATAgaacgattcttaatatggctagatgtatgttaAAAGCTAAAAATATGCCCATGaaattttgggcagaagctgtatcttgtacagtttatttgaacaacaggtCTCTAACAAagaatgttagagatcaaacccctcaagaagcatggagtgGAAGAAATCTAAGTGTCAAGAacttgagaatctttgggagcatagcctatgctcatgtgccacatcaagggagagcgaagcttgacgatcgaagtatcaagcatgtgtttgttggctatgatactAGTTCAAAAGGCTACAAACTATACAACCCAAGTAGCGGCAAGATGGTGGTAAGTTgcgatgttgaatttgatgaagaattggcatggaaCTGGGAAGCTCcggaagaaacttcatatgattttcttccatactttggtgatgaagaagaaccagagaccGTGGAACCTGTACATGATACAACTCCACCTCTTTCTCCAACAAATGTTGAATCTCCCTCTTCTCAAGAAAGTTCAAATGAACAACCGCAAAGGACAATGAGTATTCAAGAGCTCTGTGAGGACACAGAggaagttactaattttgattttttatattgtctctttgctgatagtgaaccaatgaactttgatgaagctGTTGAAGACAAAAGGTGGAAAAAAGCCATGCAGGAGGAGATCGAATCAATAGAGAAGAACAAAACTTGGGAGTTAACAACACTTCCCAAGGGTTATTGAGCAATTGGAGTTAAATAGGTATACAAGGCAAAGAAGAATGCTGATGGAGATGTGGAGAGATATAAGgcacgacttgtggctaaaggctacaagcaAAGGCAAGGCATTGATGATGAAGAAGTCTATGCACCTGTTGCCCGCATGGAGACGATTCGTTTGCCTATCTCTTTGGCGGCACAAatgaagtggaagatccatcaactagatgtcaagtcagcttttttgaatggctatcttgaagaagaagtctatgttgaacaaccatAGGGATTTGTGGTCAAAAaccatgaagataaagtgttgcGGTTGAAGAAAGTTTTACATGGATTAAAGCAAGCCTCACgagcatggaatagttgcatcgacaagtattttcaagagaatgggtttactcgttgtctTCATGAATATGCTAtttaccttaaagttcatactaatagagatatcttacttgtttgtctttatgttgatgatcttattttcacggataataacccaagtttgtttgaaGCTTTTAAAAAAGATATGTCTcgtgagttcgagatgacagatgtagggctcatgtcatactacttgggcctagaagtgaagcaggtggaggatggaattttcatctctcaagaaagctataCAAAGGAGATCTTGAAGAAGGTCAATATGCTCGATTGCAACTCCGTGAACACACTGATGGAGAGTGGGACAAAATTatccaagtttgatgaaggagaaaatgtggatcccacatttttcaaaagtcttgtgggaagtttgaggtacttgacttgtaccaggccagatatactctttgcagtTGGAGTAGCAAACCgcttcatggaagctcctacctctacccatttgaaagtcactagaagaattcttcgttgcctaaaaggtacgatcgactttgggttattttattcttcttctaatgatttcaacctgatgggattttgtgatagtgattatgcgaGAGATACtgatgatagaaaaagcacaactggctttgtgtttttcttgggtgattttgttatttcttagagttcaaagaaacagtccatagttactctctcgacttgtgaagcCGAATATATAGCAGCAACATCATATACCTGTCATGCTATTTGGCTTAGAAGATtattgaaggagctcaatttgccacaaattgaagctacagagatttgtattgataacaaaTAAGCACAGGAACTCGCCAAGAATCTggtgtatcatgatcgaagcaagAATATAGATACAAGATATCACTTCATCACAGAGTGCATTGCCAAGAAGGAAGTCAtgctcaaatatgtgaagtctcatgatcaGGCTGCAGATATCTTTACAAAACCTCTTAAGTTTGACAATTTTGAGAGATTGAGATCAAGTCTtggaataaaaaagaaaaatcaaaattaagggcGAAATTTGTGGGGCTCATAttgaagaaaaacaaagaagtaaatgggaggtgcctaactttattgacaactttgttgaagaaaatgggaggtgcctaatTTTGTTGAAACATTATAggactaaatcaacaacaagacatcttTTTTGTAGTAGTTGAATGGCATCCCTTACTATAAATAAATGCATCAATTCTTCATTTCAATCACACtaaaataagagagaagcaatagaagttagagagagtaatccacagattgtagtctgtgagataaatagtgagtgtgagtaatattgtagtaATGTGTTTTAAATAAAGAGTATTATTTCTTTCAAGATTGTAGTAGtatcttgacactactaagttgtaatattatagtggttatattgctccgctcgggtattgtattttatccattaaaagagttggtgtcgttgttactctcttgtgttattattatttgtcgtggatattattcctgggcgagattattatttttcccaacaTGAAATACTAATGTGAAGACAATTACCTTTCAACCATTGAACATAGTAGGTCATGAACATATTTGGCTTCATCCAAGGCACCCTTTATCGGCAGACAATTCAACCAAAACGGAACAACCTACCAAGAAATTCAGAATAAGAATTGTGAAGAAATTATAACAATACTACCTGGTACAGTGGAGAAACATCACTTCATCTACGAAGAACAAAATCTATATGCTTGCTTTTATCATATTTCAACATGTGAGCACATGCACAATGAAACAGACCTTTATCAGACCGGTATTAACAAAAGTTGATTGGTTCAAGCGGAACGTTCATCTCTGATGATTTCTCATCAGTGTCAATATCGTTCTTGACACCTGAAGGTAACGATGATATCAAAtcaatgatcacaagtgattAAGTAAACAACCTCAAAACCATCTAGATGGCCAATATCTTTCATGAACTGCCTTGAGGATTCTGCGACAGGGAATGGTGGCTGAGGTGGGGGAATATAAATCACTCTCAACCTGCTTTCATCAACAACACGTCCTGCTTCTTTCTTGAACTACAAGGAGATCGTCACCAGTTCAACAAACTAAAATGCTATAGCCACTAATTAAAGCTGCTATGATCCACCATTTAATAAAACTTATTAAATTTTCACCCAAACACCAGCATGACAGTAAAATACTGCAATGGAGTTACAATTTTGAAGTCATGACAAATTCAAAATATTAAATGGTTAGTACTAGTACCATTTCCTGGGTAAAATCTTCTGGAGTGGTGCCAGGATTTGCAACTACACTCCTAAGTAAAAATCTGTCCTTGCATTGCATGTCAGAAGGGGCCTCCTTCTGCGCTTGCATTGTTACTACAGAAGATGCAAAAATGAACACAAATGACTAACCATGACTTTAATTGCATAAAACACACAGCTTCTATCAAAGTTTAATCCCCATTTATTTAAATTTTCATCCGCAAAATTCAATTGACCTTAGATGACTTCACTTTCAAAAAATTCATTGCACAGTatcgtttttctttttcttagtgGGTGAAATTACCTACAACATGACAAGTCGATCGAGGCAACACAATCCCTTTGTTGGGACGAACGCAATACTTTTTGGCATTCGTCGTTTTGACCTGAAAATAATGTGTACAAGAAATCGAAATTGCTACTGATTAACCCTAAAAGCGACATGGTTTTCAGTCTTATTTGACAAATGAAGCGAGCAACTGATCTGTTTCTTCAGCTCGACTGATCAACCCCATTATACACACATAGAGAAAAGCATTAAAAAGATTATGAAAATATAATGCTACAATAACAGAGAAGAAAAGATGGGAAATGAGGAAACTGACAGGGATATTTGAGGTCAAGTGGTTCGACATTCAGAAGCTCTCCACTGCTCATTTTCTCCTGAAAGCAGAAGGTCAATCAGAAGGGAAATAAATGTATCAAATAGTCAAGAGAACAACAGAAAGAGGGAGAAAAATAAAGAGATAGCGAAATAACTAGGAAGACAGAAACAAGTATGCCATTACTAAATTTCAGTAAAGACCCTTCAAAATTCAGAATTCCAACTCAAGCATATATGACCTGAAGGCATAAGAATGCACTAACAAATAAACATTAGGGATTTTAAAAAAGGACAAACCTGGGCCGAGCCAATGCTTTCCCAATGAAACTGACATATCTTACCAAGTGCAAAAACAGCAGAATAATATACGTTTTCATTCTCAGGTTCACGAGCTCGAAAATGCATTATCACTACATTGATCCTTGAAACAGCCTCTGAATAATGTCATAAGATTTAGTAAGCACAAAACTATTATAGCACTTTTTGTCTAGTTCCCCATGATGAGAAGGATCTCAATATCACATTTAACGATATTACACCTGTAACAAAATGTTTGAAAACGGCACCACCATATTCCGCATAAAGCTCAAGTCCATAAAGCGCACGCTGAACACGACAAAATGATGTTTGATTAAATCAAATTAGGAGCAACTTGAATAAGAAAACCTCTCAGCAACAACTAAGGCTCCCGTACCTGTCTAACTGTTGGATGTTCGTCATTGCTTGCATCCAAAAACAAAGGTAGAAATACATCACAGTACCTAGTTGGACATAGGAAATAATTTTTATCAAAACGGTGAACCCAGCCATTTAAGAAAAACTCATACACACAAACCCACTTCAGAGTCACTTCAGGGCATTCCATCACAAGGCTAGCAAAGATATCAATTGGTGTACATCTCTTTTGAGCTGTATTTTCTTTGCCCTTGGcagaagcaacaacaacaacaacaacaacaacaacaacaacaacaacccagtaaaatcccactaatggggtctggggagggtagtgtgtacgcagaccttacccttaccacaaaggagtagagaggctgtttccgagcAGAagcaaaaaaaagtgaaaaaattaaattaaaaaaaggaataagatatatatagatataaataaataagtaGAGTGTTAGAATGAAGGTGGTTATCATGTCTTGCACTTACCCACATAGGAATAAGATATGATGACAGCTCGTCAAAGAAAGGCAAGAATGCTGCCTTGAAGGTTTTGATCAATGTTTTTAATATTCGACGGAGctgattaaaaaaagaaaagaagttcaAGATATTCGATAATAGCAGTAGAACCAACGTGAGTATTGCATAAAGAGTACAACAATGTGTTACTTATATCTGAACTTCATACTTAAAAATGGAACATACCTGGACAAAAATATTATCTTCTTGCTCTTTTACCCCCCTCAGCAATTCATCTTCCTCAGCATCAAAGTCTTCTGATTTTGCTCTCTCTTTGAGTTTTCCGTTTCTGTTTGAACTTTCTGTAATGACATGCTTTACCTCATCCACTATTCTATGAAGCTGACCTTCATTGACAAGTGGTCCACAGATCTGAAAGAAGAAACAGATAACTGAAAATCAGGGGTGTCAAACCGGGAGGTTGGGCTGAATCTGGATTGGTTAAAATAGACTGAAATGCTACTTGGGTTGAAATGGGCTAGGTTAAGATGGATTAAACAATGAAGTTTTGCCTATATATGTGCAACGACCCAAccgtcattttgagttttaacacCCTGTTTCTTGATTTGAGACTTCCTATAGGTTCATACAATGGTTTGGGACTTGCGGGTATGGGTGGTTTGGATCCCGAGGGGTTCAGGGGTGTTTCGGCGCCATTACATGCAAATTGGAACTTTTTAGGATTCTTTACATTGACTTTAGCCCTCGATTTGAGCAGTTACGCTTCGTTTCATGTTTCGAGACCTTGGATAGACCT from Nicotiana tomentosiformis chromosome 11, ASM39032v3, whole genome shotgun sequence encodes:
- the LOC104095740 gene encoding uncharacterized protein, whose protein sequence is MFKNLKQPVNMALSCFQDPHPRVILAACEAIQNLSTVYCPDYREQYHNQAVPALAATLDYSHPRVQASAALALWKFCECNKPETLKPYLDELVNKLLVLIQNSKLMVQEAALRALSRLSLSVKGHFWTYYDTVMPHLKAVLRNADLKSNHRLHGLALQCISFVGSAGGKEKFREDAEQVMEGIISLQGLYSKGGEPISLNLLRTCGNICTCLGRDFLPYTSEVMPFFIIQCAQLEPVSICLILCCYADKLEEDFYPWIPQVVSIVLPLLKFHTHNVRKTAVEAMYNLLYSAKLAVEKGIAQGGSESYFTKLSDDIILSLIEALHEEPMIEVCPFMLDRLNDCLQICGPLVNEGQLHRIVDEVKHVITESSNRNGKLKERAKSEDFDAEEDELLRGVKEQEDNIFVQLRRILKTLIKTFKAAFLPFFDELSSYLIPMWGKENTAQKRCTPIDIFASLVMECPEVTLKYCDVFLPLFLDASNDEHPTVRQRALYGLELYAEYGGAVFKHFVTEAVSRINVVIMHFRAREPENENVYYSAVFALGKICQFHWESIGSAQEKMSSGELLNVEPLDLKYPFELKKQISCSLHLSNKTENHVAFRVKTTNAKKYCVRPNKGIVLPRSTCHVVVTMQAQKEAPSDMQCKDRFLLRSVVANPGTTPEDFTQEMFKKEAGRVVDESRLRVIYIPPPQPPFPVAESSRQFMKDIGHLDGFEVVPFWLNCLPIKGALDEAKYVHDLLCSMVERFYVLRRLLLQRKLQTA